In the genome of Populus alba chromosome 11, ASM523922v2, whole genome shotgun sequence, one region contains:
- the LOC118031546 gene encoding kinesin-like protein KIN-4C — protein MKKGNRRSKRSSIADSSSPSKDESDQPHQNQDCDKRVHDLEKENEALKREIEELKEKDGAKISSPISVGGSVGKRKQDDIQKLRNLEEQVMELKKKLNAHSQLSKLKQKTCESGRPDEIQRLKAQKVQLLCKMKLDSVQFRLSKASLEREVLQMKKEQRRNQYEMRKLLALNQRQKLVLQRKTEEASMAAKRLKGLLESRKALSQKNSGVKAGNNAGSQGIELELKVAARVEEIRSDYERQMEEMDYEVRKFEEEAEKLRLENFRCLLQDKEVECTVRDSELRDLKEEVTRLSSLVSRLGMAKAQVNSRNPQVGVVQSSFSVGSSIELLGTDTYESEGSGGNTAVMGKSASGACCSCSKKSLCKTTKCECRAAGGSCGTCCGCAALKCTNRKVSSKADDSQQSEVAQKLHVSSSSETGKDIIMSQSTDLNNDLQPVRKPLHEIGNARMNSSPIKPVKKTRKQKSALQLDTTSQSCSLPENAEGPRKMEKVALADIPLKLTRGAKRSAAI, from the exons ATGAAGAAGGGAAATCGCAGATCGAAGCGATCAAGCATTGCCGATTCCTCTTCTCCATCTAAAGACGAAAGTGACCAACCACATCAGAACCAGGATTGCGACAAGAGAGTTCACGACTTGGAGAAAGAAAACGAAGCTCTTAAG AGGGAGATTGAGGAATTGAAGGAAAAAGATGGAGCTAAAATTTCGTCACCGATTTCCGTTGGTGGCAGTGTTGGAAAAAGGAAACAAGATGACATCCAGAAGTTACGAAACCTTGAAGAACAG GTCATGGAATTGAAGAAGAAACTAAATGCACATTCTCAGTTATCAAAGCTAAAACAAAAGACTTGTGAATCAGGGAGACCGGATGAGATTCAGAGATTAAAGGCTCAGAAg GTTCAACTCCTATGTAAGATGAAGTTAGATTCCGTGCAATTCAGGCTATCAAAAGCTTCACTGGAAAGAGAAGTTCTTCAG AtgaagaaagagcaaagaaggAACCAGTACGAAATGCGTAAGCTGTTGGCTTTGAACCAGAGACAAAAGCTG GTATTGCAACGAAAGACAGAGGAAGCTTCAATGGCAGCTAAACGGCTGAAGGGTCTATTAGAATCTCGAAAGGCTTTGTCTCAAAAAAATTCTG GCGTTAAAGCTGGCAACAATGCAGGAAGCCAG GGTATTGAGCTTGAGCTTAAAGTTGCAGCACGGGTGGAGGAAATACGTTCTGATTATGAACGTCAAATGGAAGA GATGGATTATGAGGTCAGAAAGTTtgaggaagaagcagagaagttAAGGCTTGAAAATTTCAG GTGCCTGTTGCAGGATAAGGAAGTTGAATGCACAGTGAGGGATAGCGAGTTAAGGGACTTGAAAGAAGAAGTTACCAGGTTAAGTAGTTTGGTCAGTCGACTGGGAATGGCCAAGGCACAAGTTAATTCAAGGAACCCACAG GTAGGTGTGGTTCAGTCCTCTTTTTCAGTCGGAAGTAGTATTGAGCTATTAGGAACGGATACATATGAATCAGAAGGTTCAGGAGGAAATACTGCTGTCATGGGGAAATCTGCATCAGGTGCTTGCTGCTCGTGCAGCAAGAAATCCCTCTGCAAGACAACAAAATGTGAATGTCGGGCTGCTGGAGGAAGCTGTGGGACATGTTGTGGGTGTGCAGCCTTGAAGTGCACCAATAGAAAAGTCTCAAGCAAGGCGGATGACTCCCAACAATCAGAGGTAGCTCAAAAGTTGCACGTATCCAGTTCATCCGAGACAGGAAAAGATATTATCATGTCTCAATCTACTGACTTGAATAATGATCTTCAACCTGTAAGGAAACCTTTGCATGAAATTGGGAATGCGCGG ATGAATTCAAGCCCTATAAAACCTgtcaagaaaacaagaaagcagaAATCAGCCCTGCAGCTCGACACCACTTCTCAATCTTGCTCGCTGCCAGAAAATGCTGAAGGCCCGAGGAAAATGGAAAAAGTTGCCCTAGCAGATATCCCTTTGAAGTTAACAAGAGGGGCAAAGCGGTCAGCAGccatatga
- the LOC118031548 gene encoding kinesin-like protein KIN-4C, which yields MENSECVRVAVNIRPLITPELLNGCTDIITVVPGEPQVQIGSHSFTYDYVYKSTASPSSDIFNDCVAPLVEALLNGYNATVLAYGQTGSGKTYTMGTSYTGEGSNSGIIPKVMDSIFKKVETAQESTEFLIRVSFIEIFKEEVFDLLDPNSAVFSKAEGVNSAKPAVPARVPIQIRETVNGGITLAGVTEAEVRNIEEMASYLSRGSLCRATGSTNMNSQSSRSHAIFTITMEQKKISSCPSGVNNDEFGDDMLCAKLHLVDLAGSERAKRTGADGMRFKEGIHINKGLLALGNVISALGDEKKRKEGGHIPYRDSKLTRLLQDSLGGNSKTVMIACVSPADTNAEETLNTLKYANRARNIQNKAVVNRDPMSAQMQRMRSQIEQLQAELLFYRGDATIPFDELQILKHKVSLLEGSNAELQRELHERQLTCEHWNQRAVEAQVEKDKLIMQIESARNGKSWDEIDSSTSQDYDLVKKYVSKIQELEGELLHLKNLSNSKCIQFVDYINSDDERFGSKNALLQSLNEFSSNSDTKAADISDEVEDEEKELEHSSLQEKLDWELKELDRKLEQKEAEMKRFTSVDTSVLKQHYEKKVHDLEQEKRVLQKEIGELRCNLVNISSTSDDGAKKLKDEYLQKLTVLEAQVAELKKKQDAQAQLLRQKQKSDEAARRLHEEIQRIKTQKVQLQHKIKQESEQFRLWKASREKEVLQLKKEGRRNEYEMHKLLALNQRQKMVLQRKTEEASMATKRLKELLESRKIGVGNGNGPGIQALMQAIEHELEVTLRIHEVRSEYERQLQERARMANEVARLKEEAGILKQTNSSDCSPAMSPGARNSRIFALENMLAASSSTLVSMASQLSEAEEHGRGFSGRGRWNQVRSLADAKNVMSYLFNIASSTRCLLRDKEVDCREKDTEIRDLKEKVVKLTSLARHLEMQKAELFHQVKLQSSALKNYSTKSEADSEGCKLDMHRQAPQSTPIILDDMDTSESEHSDNDLMDDEWVQSEKEATDDEWVMSGKRQRKKINIKNKARSSTGDIHDPENSKSDCSGDAATAVPACCACSKYSLCKTSKCQCRASGGCCGASCGCMPNKCSNRGATTVPDSELGSNETNQVLASHGAMLLESALVEKPRETSDDSVVGRKPLSDIGNTMAKSNAPNANQRKKWRKSVIQLVPVPPPTARSENTEAAAPQKADDNGASEADIPLKLPRAMRSAAPNTASETDNSASEAGIPLRLPRAMRSASHGGIFLRDRNADQAEESINKETAVLPTRSPARPKRTSDEKENYGR from the exons atggaGAACTCGGAGTGCGTGAGAGTTGCAGTAAATATTCGGCCGTTGATCACACCAGAGCTTCTCAATGGTTGTACAGACATCATCACCGTTGTTCCTGGAGAGCCGCAG gttcaGATCGGTTCGCATTCGTTCACTTACGATTACGTGTATAAGAGCACGGCGTCACCTTCTTCAGATATTTTCAACGATTGTGTTGCTCCACTGGTAGAGGCACTTTTAAATGGCTACAATGCCACCGTCCTTGCATATGGCCAG ACTGGTTCGGGGAAAACGTATACTATGGGGACTAGCTATACTGGAGAAGGAAGTAATAGTGGGATTATACCGAAAGTAATGGATAGTATATTTAAGAAAGTGGAGACTGCTCAAGAATCGACAGAGTTTTTGATACGGGTTTCATTTATTGAG ATATTTAAGGAAGAGGTGTTCGATTTGCTCGATCCCAATTCGGCAGTTTTCTCTAAAGCCGAAGGGGTGAATTCTGCAAAGCCTGCGGTGCCTGCTAGAGTACCAATTCAGATAAGAGAAACAGTAAATGGAGGGATCACGCTTGCTGGTGTCACTGAAGCAGAAGTTAGAAATATAGAGGAGATGGCATCTTACTTGTCGCGTGGGTCTCTATGTCGTGCAACTGGCAGTACTAACATGAACAGTCAATCGAG TCGCTCACATGCTATATTTACAATTACCATGGAGCAAAAGAAAATTTCTTCCTGTCCAAGCGGAGTAAATAATGATGAATTCGGTGATGACATGTTATGTGCAAAACTACACTTGGTTGACCTTGCTGGATCAGAACGTGCAAAAAGAACAGGAGCAGATGGCATGCGTTTCAAGGAAG GCATCCATATCAATAAGGGTTTGCTGGCCCTTGGAAATGTGATAAGTGCATTGGGTGacgagaagaaaaggaaagaaggggGCCATATTCCTTATCGCGACAGCAAGTTGACACGCTTGTTACAG GATTCTTTGGGAGGAAACAGCAAAACGGTGATGATTG CATGTGTTAGCCCTGCTGACACAAATGCGGAGGAGACCTTGAATACTTTGAAATACGCAAATCGTGCTCgcaatattcaaaacaaagcAGTG GTCAACCGTGATCCAATGTCTGCTCAAATGCAGCGAATGAGAAGCCAAATTGAGCAATTGCAGGCTGAACTGTTATTTTATCGTGGTGATGCAACCATCCCATTTGACGAGCTTCAG ATACTCAAACACAAAGTATCATTGCTTGAAGGGAGTAATGCTGAACTACAACGAGAGCTTCATGAAAGACAACTCACCTGCGAACATTGGAATCAACGTGCTGTCGAAGCTCAG GTTGAAAAGGACAAATTGATAATGCAAATTGAATCAGCTCGAAATGGTAAATCATGGGATGAGATTGACTCCAGTACAAGTCAG GATTATGATTTAGTGAAAAAGTATGTATCAAAAATTCAAGAGTTAGAAGGAGAGCTGCTGCATTTGAAAAACTTGTCCAACTCGAAGTGTATtcaatttgttgattatatcaactCAGATGATGAGAGGTTTGGCTCAAAAAATGCTTTGTTACAATCTCTAAATGAGTTTTCATCCAATTCTGACACAAAAGCAGCAGACATTTCAG ATGAAGTTGAAGATGAGGAAAAAGAGCTAGAACATTCTTCTCTTCAAGAAAAATTGGACTGGGAGCTGAAAGAATTGGACAGAAAACTTGAACAAAAGGAG GCTGAAATGAAGCGTTTTACAAGTGTGGATACTTCAGTTCTTAAGCAACATTATGAGAAGAAAGTTCATGATTTAGAACAAGAAAAGAGGGTTTTGCAG AAAGAGATTGGGGAATTGAGATGCAATCTTGTCAATATATCATCTACTTCTGATGACGGtgctaaaaaattaaaggatgaatatctTCAAAAGTTGACAGTCCTTGAGGCACAG GTTGCAGAGttgaagaagaaacaagatGCTCAAGCTCAATTATtgagacaaaaacaaaagagtgaTGAGGCTGCAAGACGACTGCATGAGGAGATTCAGAGAATCAAGACTCAAAAG GTCCAACTTCAACATAAGATCAAGCAAGAATCTGAGCAATTCAGGTTATGGAAGGCATCGAGGGAAAAAGAAGTTCTTCAG CTTAAGAAAGAAGGCAGGAGAAATGAGTACGAGATGCACAAGTTGTTAGCTTTGAATCAAAGGCAGAAAATG GTGCTACAAAGAAAGACAGAAGAAGCTTCTATGGCTACAAAAAGGCTAAAAGAGCTTTTAGAATCAAGAAAGATTG GTGTTGGAAATGGCAATGGCCCTGGAATTCAG GCTTTGATGCAGGCAATTGAGCATGAGCTTGAAGTCACATTACGCATACATGAAGTACGTTCTGAGTATGAGCGTCAACTGCAAGA GAGAGCTAGAATGGCCAACGAAGTTGCAAGGTTGAAGGAAGAAGCAGGGATACTTAAACAAACTAATTCAAG TGATTGCTCGCCAGCGATGTCTCCTGGAGCTAGAAATTCGAGGATTTTTGCTCTTGAAAACATGCTTGCTGCTTCTTCTAGCACCTTGGTTTCGATGGCATCACAATTGTCAGAAGCAGAAGAGCATGGACGGGGCTTTAGTGGAAGAGGACGTTGGAATCAAGTTCGGTCACTTGCTGATGCAAAAAACGTGATGAGTTATTTGTTCAATATAGCATCCTCCACCAG GTGCTTGTTGCGAGATAAAGAAGTTGACTGCAGAGAAAAGGATACTGAAATAAGAGATTTGAAGGAAAAAGTGGTGAAACTGACTAGTCTGGCCAGGCATCTTGAAATGCAGAAGGCAGAACTCTTTCATCAAGTGAAGTTACAG AGTTCAGCATTGAAAAATTACTCCACCAAAAGTGAGGCCGATTCTGAAGGATGCAAGCTCGACATGCATAGACAG GCACCACAAAGCACCCCTATCATATTGGATGATATGGATACATCTGAATCAGAACATTCAGATAATGATTTGATGGATGATGAATGGGTACAATCAGAGAAAGAGGCGACTGATGATGAATGGGTAATGTCAGGGAAGCGgcagagaaagaaaataaatataaaaaacaaagcccGTTCCAGTACAGGAGATATCCATGATCCTGAAAACTCCAAGTCAGATTGTTCTGGTGACGCAGCCACTGCTGTTCCAGCATGTTGTGCTTGTAGTAAATACTCATTATGCAAGACGTCCAAGTGCCAGTGTCGAGCATCTGGGGGTTGTTGTGGTGCATCGTGTGGCTGCATGCCAAATAAATGTTCTAATAGAGGAGCTACTACAGTTCCAGATTCGGAACTTGGATCTAATGAAACAAATCAGGTCCTTGCTTCTCATGGTGCCATGTTGCTAGAAAGTGCCCTAGTTGAGAAGCCTAGAGAAACAAGTGATGATAGTGTGGTGGGAAGGAAGCCTCTGTCCGATATAGGCAACACGATG GCCAAATCCAATGCACCAAACGCAAACCAGAGAAAGAAATGGCGGAAATCAGTAATTCAGCTTGTTCCTGTTCCTCCACCCACCGCAAGATCAGAAAACACCGAAGCTGCCGCCCCCCAAAAGGCTGATGATAATGGTGCAAGCGAAGCAGACATTCCTTTGAAGTTACCTAGGGCTATGCGATCGGCTGCACCAAACACTGCAAGTGAAACAGATAATAGTGCAAGTGAGGCCGGAATTCCTTTGAGGCTACCGAGGGCTATGAGATCAGCCTCACATGGTGGCATCTTTCTGAGAGACAGGAATGCTGATCAAGCagaagaatcaataaataaagagaCCGCTGTGCTTCCTACCAGAAGCCCTGCCCGACCGAAAAGAACATCCGATGAGAAAGAGAACTACGGCCGTTAA